The sequence TAATCCACATGAAAAGTGGaaaaagtttaattaaaaaaaaaaaaaagaattaaatccAACAATTTGGCTTTGCAGTGTCTCCAGCTCTGATGCACTTCCACCCGTCATGTGACGTCTTACTTCTCTGTGCATCCTTACGCATGTGTTATAACCACCCCTTTCATGTTAACAGCATGCGTAACATTTTATGAGtgttttaaaaaatgcaacaaataatAAATCACCACTGTGCCCAAGTTTTACATATATAAGGTTTGGCCAATGACTTATTTCACCCCTGCTGGAGGTCTTGAAGGGACACTATTCAAACCACATGACCTATGGGGTCTTCGCAAGATCATGTCAAGGTAGTAGCGAAAGATAAGAAGCAAAGCCATAGTTGATGCTGATGCTTAAAGACAGTTGAAATCTCAACAAAACCTTCTAATTAAAGGACACATGGGCTGTAATCCTCAAAGAAAAGGCCAGTATTTCCTCTTTCTTGTTGCAGGGATCCTGCAGTACAATCATGCACAGATGGACTGTACTTGCCCCCGGTTCTTGTCTCCAACCCAGCCAATGGAGCTCAGCTGTCCATTCCTGTTAGCCAAACTATAGAAATCAGCATACAAGCAGAAGCAAACATCTCCACGTAAGTCTACTGGGATCCAACAAAAAGGCATTTAAAAGCataagtacactgaacaaaaatataaacgcaccacttttgtttttgctcccatttttcatgagctgaactcaaagatctaaactttttctgtgtacacacaaggttatttctctcaaatattgttcaaaatctgtctaaatttgtgttagtgaacacttcttctttgctgagataatccatccacctcacaggtgtggcatatcaagatgctgattagacagcatgatttttgcacagatgtgccttaggctggccacaataaaaggccactccaaaatgtgcagttttatcacacagcacaataccaagatgtcacaagttttgagggaatatgcaattggcatgctgacttcaggaatctccaccagagcttttgcctgtgaattgaatgttcatttctctaccatagccatctccaaagctgtttcagagggATTCATGAAgactgtgcaaggaaaatggtggtcacaccaaatactgactggttttctgagacccccctggaccacccaaatacagtaaactgcacattttagagtggcctttattgtggccagcataagtcacacctgtgcaataatcctgctgtctaatcagcatcttgatatgccacacctgtgagatggatggattatctcagcaaaggacaaaggagaagtgctcactaacacagatttagacaaatttatgaacatattttagagaaataggccttttgtgtacatagaaaaagttttagatcttgagttcagctcatgaaaatgggagcaaaaacaaaagtggtgcgtttatatttttgttcagtgtatattttacAAAACAAATGGGTTTCATACGAGGTGCACAATGAATCTGATGTGATTGTTGTGTAGTATACAGATACAAAACGAAAGGTGGGATAAGAATGCAACTACCTTAACAAAGAAAAGAAGCTGGTTAACATTCACATTATTTACTGtacattaagccaaaaaaaaatcttacagaaCGTAGTGCATAAGTTTCTGCTGACTTGAATTTTTCTAAAGTTTTAAATATCTACCAGCAATACAAATTAGTAAACAGAAAGGATTTGGAAATACTTGATTTGAGATTTGCTTTTTTGGTTTGTTCAAGGATCTTTGATCTGCTGTTCAGCGGACCACACAACGTAAATGAGACCTCATCAGGACCAGGACAATACATCCTGAGATGGACGCCATTGCAGAGGGAATCTGGACAAAGTCACCCCATCTGCTTTGTCGTGCAGGCAGTTTTAAAGTCAGTTATGGTCTTTTAATAATAGGGAGTAATTTCCAATGTTTAGTCTTTTCCATGTACAGGTTGTATGGAAGGACACTGTTTTAAGCCAGGCTGTCCAATATTAGTTCAATGAAAACTGGTGCCTGGAAGTAATGCCTCACCATAGTACACCAAACTATTTTGCTGTCCCTCCTCCACAGTCAAGACCTCAACAGCTTGGATGGTGGAGCTGTTAAGCATAAAGACAAAAGCAGAAAAGACTGTAAAGTCAAGTCAACACTGCCAGGCCCAATTTGGTCTCAGCCATGCGGGAAAAATCCAAGAGCATATTTACCTAATTAAATTAGCAAACTACCTATCTATAATCTTCTGTTACAACTGAAGGATGGTCATGTAACAAAGCAAACTTCCTATGCGCGTCTCCTTGACCGTTTGGGTACAGTACAGTCCACTATGTCATGCTGAAAATTTACTCCAAGGTCGTCTTCACACCACAAAACCAGTTTCCATAACCGAGGGTATCTCAAGGCTCTGGATGTTGTAGGGCTGTCTCGGCTGACAAGCCTCAGCAACATTGCGTGGACATCAGGGGCGGTGCCTTTGGACTGGCAAACCGGGGGGTGGTGGTCCCTATCTTTAAGAGGGGGGACCAGAGGGTGTGTTCCAAATATAGGGGGATCATGCTCCTCAGCCCCTTGCAGtgaaggcggccatacactgtgcgattatttcgatcgttgcacgcagctccatctcaaactgtgcgaatcagtcgtacactcaggctcacgattcatgctctcacactgtatggaccgatgctcgtatgcgacctgactgctcacactgtaggaccatacaccacaggacgcacgacacgtttgagtgttgtatccagaaatacaacattaaaataccaaagaatccgtaaaagtgcatagacgattgtgtattggcgtgagtcatgaaatggtagtgctaaacaaaaaccaatgagctgctttggtaatatgtgccattatctgcggggaatcaaaaaagaagaaaagacaacgatgtgtttggtgcaggaattggttggccagacgtggacagtatgggctgtcaatcctacagcaggaactagaggtaagctgcaaaagctaaactgcactaggccaatatccagctactgttagcttgtacgctactgcaCGCTTCTGTGTTCGTGCATGCAcaatgtgagaatttgaggcacatcggttcgtggcactgctttgacagtgtgatacactcacgaggagcgagcaggatttcaaacagctccattttccttgcgaacacacgattggtggtcgtgaggtggtcgtgaggtgctaatcgcttctctttaccccatgtacactgcacgaagcacgacacacgattagaggcacatctggcccaatcccagaaatagtcgcacgagtgagaaatcgtctctaaactcgcacagtgtaaggccgccttaaggtCAACACCAGGGTGCTGGAGAAGAGAGTGTGGTCGGTAGTTGAACCTCAGCTCGAGGTGGAGCAATGCGGTTTTCATCCCAGACGTGGAACCGTGGACCGGCTCTTTACCCTTGCTAGGGTGTTGGAGGGGGCATGGGAGGTTGtccatccagtccacatgtgttttgtggatttggagaaggcttcCCCAGGGTCAACCTGTGGGGGTGCTCTGAGAGTATGGGGTGAATGGCCCTGTGTTAGTGGATGGCCCCTTGTTAGTGTCCAATCAGTCCCTGTACCAAAGGAGTGTGAGCCTGGTCCACGTAGCTGGTAGTAGTCGGACTTGTTCCTGGAGAGGGTTGGACTCCTCCAGGGCTgacctttgtcaccggttctgttcataacttttatggacagaatttctaggtgcagccagatGGTGGACGGGGTGGAGTTTGGTGGAGGGAGGAcctcgtctctgctttttgcagatgatgtggtcatCTTAGCTTCATTGAGCAGTGACCTCCAGCTCTCTCTGGCGTGGTTCATAGCCAAGTGTGAAGCCACTGGGAtaaagatcagcacctccaagtctgagaCCATGGTCTTCAGATGGAAAAGGGTGGAGTATCCACTCTGGGTTGGGGTTAAGTATCTCGGGATCTTGATCACAAGTGAGGGTAGGATAGAGTGGGAGGTCGACAGGCAGATCGAAGTGATCCAGCTAAaccagtctgttgtggtgaagagggagctgagccgaaaggtgaagctctTGAATTACTGGCCAATCTACGTTCTGACCCTCACCTATGATCATGAGCCCTGGGTAATGACCAAAAGAACGAAGTCACGAGTACAAGcggccaaaatgagtttcctctgcagggtgggcgggctcagccttagagatagggggaggCGTTTGGACATCTGGGAGgaactcagagtagagccgctgctcctccacgtccacAGGAACCAGTGTAGGAGGTTCATCTAGTGAGGACCCCTCCTGGAGGCCTCCCTGGGAAGGGGTTTAGGGCATGTCcgtctgggaggagacctcggggcagacccaggacacgctggacgGATTCTTTCTGTGGTCTGGGAACACCGTGGCATTCACCTGGAAGAGCTGGTGGGAGGGGCTGGGGAGGGGCCTGTGTGGGCTCCTCCCTGAtggaacccacacacacacacacacacacctagacCCGGATAAGAGGAGTAAGAGATGAAACATCTTCAGACCTAATAGTTGGGTGGACTAGGTTTGACTGGTGTCTGTTTGATGGGAGTTGTGACCTTCAGCTGGTCTGAGTTTGTGTTCATGTTGCATCATGTCAAATGAACCACACCTTTCACATAATGTCTTCCTCTGGTTGTGCTGCATTAAGAATTACAGAAGAAGAGAAGCCCATCTATTGATGAATGCAGGGCAACTTCCATTTCTGCCTCATGAAAACAAAACCCCCAAGTCTGAGTGTTTACCCAGAGTTCACTTCTTTGATCTGCATCAGACAAACATCAAACCAACCAGACTTTCCCAGTAAACTGACAAGATTTCATTTACGCAGAGCTGGTGTGAAGGCGACACAGAGTTGGTTTTTCACACTGGCTTCAGTAAGGGGCTGTAACCAACACTGACATGTCATGTGCAGCTTCAGATGGTTGATGAACCAGTTGAGCAGTCAAAACATTCCTTCATTAAACTGAACAGAAGGACAATGGACTCAGGCACACCTTCCTCTACTGCACAGCCTTTAAACAAACTGTAGAACTGTGAAAGCCCATTTGTAACTACAGACAGGAGACGAATTAAAGGACAAAACAGTGTCTTTGGTAGGGCTTCATCACCCATATACATTCAGACTCACCATTGAACTGATGCTCCTTGGACTTTACTCTGTAAGAGTGGGATGTCTTAAATATTcctttatttggtgtttttatggAAGTGTAAAATGCTGTCTAACATGTAATCCAAAACCTGAAAGGATGTGATCTGGTGAGTAACACCCTGGAAGAAACCACTCACATCTTGTAAAGTTTTGGTTGAGTAATTTTtaagcagaaaaacaaaaattggtAGCATCTGATTTAAAAGTTGTTTCGGCCTGTTGCATAAACACATTTAATTACTTGACATTCACATTAAAACTTATAATTGGTATGTTTTGTGATTACATGAATAATGTGGTTAATTAGTGATGTAATGAGTGTTAGTCACAATCATTATTTACAACCTGAGTTTGATGTGAaactcaaatatacaaatgtttccTGTTCTGGGATTCACTTTTGTAACAACAATACTGTGATGTTTTTCTCCTCAGTTCAGCCAAATATCATTCAGAGCTTCGATGTGTCATTGTGACTGTTGGAAACGGTAtgcagagctcctccttcagcttTGAAACTTCACTCACATATTTGATGAATGAGCCGAATCTGACcctgtgttttatttccatatagaTCCTTTAACAACACAGACTCCTGAAACAACCACTGCACCGATTACTACACCACCAGTTAATGCAACCGCTGCACCAAATGCCACTGCATCCTTCACAACTACACCACCAGTTAATGCAACCGCTGCATCAAATGCAACTGCATCCTTCATAACTACACCACCAGTTAATGCAACCGCTGCACAAAATGCAACTGCATCCTTCATAACTACACCACCAGTTAATGCAACTGCCGCACAAAATGCAACTGCATCCTTCATAACTACACCACCAGTTAATGCAACCGCTGCACCAAATGCCACTGCATCCTTCACAACTACACCACCAGTTAATGCAACCGCTGCATCAAATGCAACTGCATCCTTCATAACTACACCACCAGTTAATGCAACCGCTGCACAAAATGCAACTGCATCCTTCATAACTACACCACCAGTTAATGCAACTGCCGCACAAAATGCAACTGCATCCTTCATAACTACACCACTTGTTAATGCAACCGATGCACAAAATACGACTGCATCCTTCATAACTACACCACTAGTTAATGCAACTTTTGCACCAAATGCAACTGCATCCTTCACAACTACACCACCAGTTAATGCAACCGCTGCACAAAATGCAACTGCATCCTTCATAACTACGCCACCAGTTAATGCAACCGCTGTACAAAATGCAACTGCTTCCTTCATAACTACACCACCAGTTAATGCAACCGCTGCACCAAATGCAACTGCACCCTTCACAACTACACCACCAGTTAATGCAACCGCTGTACAAAATGCAACTGCTTCCTTCATAACTACACCACCAGTTAATGCAACCGCTGCACCAAATGCAACTGCACCCTTCACAACTACACCACCAGTTAATGCAACCGCTGCACAAAATGCAACTGCTTCCTTCACAGCTACACCACCAGTTAATGCAACCGCTGTACAAAATGCAACTGCTTCCTTCATAACTACACCACCAGTTAATGCAACCGCTGCACCAAATGCAACTGCTTCCTTCATAACTACACCACCAGTTAATGCAACCGCTGCACCAAATGTAACTGCTTCCTTCATAACTACACCACCAGTTAATGCAACCGCTGCACCAAATGCAACTGCACCCTTCACAACTACACCACCAGTTAATGCAACGGCTGCACAAAATGCAACTGCATCCTTCGTAATTACACCACCAGTTAATGCAACCGCTGCACAAAATGCAACTGCTTCCTTCATAACTACACCACCAGTTAATACAACCGCTGCACCAAATGCAACTGCTTCCTTCATAACTACACCACCAGTTAATACAACCGCTGCACCAAATGCAACTGCTTCCTTCATAACTACACCACCTCCTGCAGCAACAATAAATGCAACTACTGCACAAACTGCACCAATCATGTCAACATTCTTAATGAACATGACTCCAACAAGCATTACAACAACAACGAGGAGGACACATACAACCCCACCTGCAACACAAATCTTGACCTCTACTCCCTCCACTACTTCCTCCACAACCACCATTCCTTCAACAATATCACCTGATACAACCCCAGCACCTACATCAACAACTCCACTTGAAAGTGTTTGTaagtatgatgatgatgaatgatgcTACATCGACattaattcagatgtttcttaGAACAGGTTTTTTCCCCTTGGACAAACTATCTGTATACACACATGTAACTACAGCCTGCTGCAAACACTTGGACACACCTTTGATTCTGTCGACTTTAACTGTGGACACGGCAGAGCCTACCACAATACTGTATGCAGAAGATGCAGAAAGTGGAGTCTGTTATCATTAGTGTTGGTTTGAGGTGCTGAAGTCTATTCATCTCAACAGCTGTACATATACCTGTTTTCCAAATGTGTATACTGGCATATGCAGCTAAATGACCTGTATTTCATcttcaggttcatatttatcACACAAGCAACAGTATGCATGCATGGATTGGGGTGTGATGTCATTGTTTCCTTATCTCTTCCTTTTCCCAAAGTGGAGTTTTtaaatattcacttttgaagGTGTCAGAAAATCTCCAtttggtgacaaacataaataaatcctaTTAGTGTGAACAGAACTCACTAGAGATAGAAAGGCAAGAAAGAGCTTATGAAccctttgtaataataataataatattaatattaataataataataataataataataataataataataagaataataatatctgtgtaggttctcattggtCCAGTCATGGTTCTTCctggtagttcttctgggttcagctggactggCTGTGCAGATGGACTAGAGTCTTGGTCTGAGGTGCATGTTCTCCTGTGTTGAGCCATGGGTTAAACACTCTTATTAATACGATTATTAATATGATTAATTCATTACAATGGcccctttcactgggttggacatGTATTAGGCAGGAAGTGAACATTTAGCCCCTGAAGCTGATCTGTTAGAACCAATAAAAGGAACATCAGGACCTGAGGGACTCTGACCAGGCTTCTGTGAGTCCTGTCCTGGTTTGACACGGAGTTAAAAAAGACATTTAGTCAAAGTGGAAAGTCCttccctgaacagaggtggtggtctgagactgATCCACAACTTAGAACACCATTTAAAGAACATTCACTTACAGTTTTCAACCAGTaaccttccacacctggactcacctgaaaccaAACAAACTCCCCTGAAGGATGTGGACAGAGACCCACCCGTCTGGACAACAACCCTGAAAGTCACAGACAATACCCACCAATGACCCTACCCCCAGGGACCCCCCCTGTTGACCCTACCCCAAGGGACACACCCCCCTGATGACCCTACCACTAGGGACACCCCCCCCGACAACCCTACCCCCCTGGAACACACCCCCTGATGACCCTACACCCAGGGACACACCCCCCTTACCACCCTACCGCCAGGGACACCACCCCCCCATGACCCTTCCCCAAGGAAACACCCCCCTTACCACCCTACCCCAGGGACACACCCCCCTGACGACCCTACCCCCCGGGACACACCCCCCTGATGACCCTACCCTCTGGGACACACCCGTCTTACCACCCTACCCCCAGGGACAACCCCCCCTCACGACCTTACCCCCTGGAACACCTCTCCTGATGACCCTACATCCAGGACACACCCCCTTACCACCCCTACCCCCAAGGACACCCCCCCCGATGACCCTTCCCCCAGGGAAACACCCCTTTACCACCCTACCCCCAGGGACACACCCCCCTGATGACCCTACTCCCTGGGACACACCCCACTGATGACCCTACCCTCTGGGACACCCGTCCCTTACCACCCTACCCCCAGGGACAACCCCCCTCATGACCTTACCCCTGGAACACCCCTCCCGATGACCCTACACCCAGGGACACACACCCCTGATGACCCTACACCCTGGGACACCCCCCTGATGACCCCCCAGGGACACTCCCTCCCCAGTGATCCTACATCTAAGGTCATTAGCATATGGATGAACACCCACACAGACTACTCCACCTGCAGGTTaataagaccactcccccaccAGTTAGTAGAACTGAAGCCTCTTGGATGAGACTTTTTCAAAAAAGCTAAACCAAtgcagttgaacccagaagaaccaccaagaagaaccatgacctggaccaATGAGAACCTCCACAGACCTCTAAACTACAGTAATTTCTGCTCTATAAGCagttacttttttccacacactgaacctgtggcgcaaaaatgatgcagctaatttatgttttccacaCTAATGATCAATACGGCTGTCGAAGAagaaaatagagctgctgcacgtaagcctGGCGTCAATGAATCGacggtgagacgttggagatggggtgggtgtggcttatactgtagtcaggtgtggccaatagtccagaaagtacattACACAGCTGActggggatgggaatcaataagaatttaacgattctgattccattatcaattttgcttatcgatccaattccttatcaattctctt comes from Sphaeramia orbicularis chromosome 18, fSphaOr1.1, whole genome shotgun sequence and encodes:
- the LOC115438947 gene encoding uncharacterized protein PB18E9.04c-like; the protein is MLLFLLLLLPSNALANGFYGTTLTYYPTNATPSGSVSVVRSKLTFPNCTFDIFWQCLNDNCGVETSVAVNVVDREATGEFCQTEVISTWQVSTNAPFQLVLSGRNWTSNLNGIASYRAVTVVELRNRSDTGQANRSPQTTILPVLRVPANCQRAFNLLAFDPDGDQVNCRYGNETLSECNPCTPPSVLNLSPSCTLSFSPTSANNVGSYAVQLVMEDFPRQTITLTQTNNSQITTELKNTNDAISKIPVQFLFRANGAQLSIPVSQTIEISIQAEANISTIFDLLFSGPHNVNETSSGPGQYILRWTPLQRESGQSHPICFVVQAVLNSAKYHSELRCVIVTVGNDPLTTQTPETTTAPITTPPVNATAAPNATASFTTTPPVNATAASNATASFITTPPVNATAAQNATASFITTPPVNATAAQNATASFITTPPVNATAAPNATASFTTTPPVNATAASNATASFITTPPVNATAAQNATASFITTPPVNATAAQNATASFITTPLVNATDAQNTTASFITTPLVNATFAPNATASFTTTPPVNATAAQNATASFITTPPVNATAVQNATASFITTPPVNATAAPNATAPFTTTPPVNATAVQNATASFITTPPVNATAAPNATAPFTTTPPVNATAAQNATASFTATPPVNATAVQNATASFITTPPVNATAAPNATASFITTPPVNATAAPNVTASFITTPPVNATAAPNATAPFTTTPPVNATAAQNATASFVITPPVNATAAQNATASFITTPPVNTTAAPNATASFITTPPVNTTAAPNATASFITTPPPAATINATTAQTAPIMSTFLMNMTPTSITTTTRRTHTTPPATQILTSTPSTTSSTTTIPSTISPDTTPAPTSTTPLESVYVLGVTMTVSASSNLTEDDFNNIVQQVRNELRQRFGLSRFVLRLVDTERLP